From one Sulfurimonas sp. HSL-3221 genomic stretch:
- a CDS encoding peptidoglycan D,D-transpeptidase FtsI family protein — protein sequence MQGGSSTMANVELNKKKKIVILFLLITFAFAVFALVMAGKALGERHTPRLYTSGTTKAMRGSLISADGFHIATTRKLYKATVNTRNIDPDKKELFVQLFSIYSGIPTAKIRQKLGKRRGNVVLSYDISPKRAQYLKSLAFELRRLGIFVEYETPSGDTILHGLNVVESGEARVYPYGDLLTPLIGYPRKFEEDGYTRNRGIKGLEKQFDDSLQARRNGYTYAPRDANNYKRLTKESLFTPPLDGYDLQLTIPVTLQIRVERIADAMKDYLDAEEIMVVIMRSDDGEVLSLASSNRFLPTQIKKSDYSALNTGALEYSFEPGSVLKPLVFSILLEHGKVNPFDIVNGHGGRFKMGRKVITDEHKFNWISAENVIVHSSNIGIAQLAQKLEGDEFAEGLRNFGLTRPTGMEFPYEKRGVLPSVRQLNAEIYKATTAYGYGLRVDLMQLIKAYNVFNNGGKAVTPTVANKLIDPATGETIALETDDPVQVLTPSTAARMKKILIKTVREGTGTGTITPGLEIGGKTGTAHIAEGGRYVNQYNTSFLGFANDTQGHRYTIGVTVIKPKKYHFASLTAVAVNKKVIDMMVREGYLVPDPVAAAEEVAVSTKH from the coding sequence ATGCAGGGCGGAAGCAGCACGATGGCCAACGTTGAACTGAACAAAAAGAAAAAGATCGTCATCCTCTTTTTGCTGATTACATTCGCCTTTGCCGTCTTTGCCCTCGTGATGGCGGGCAAGGCCCTGGGCGAGCGCCACACGCCGCGCCTCTACACCTCCGGCACGACCAAGGCGATGCGCGGCAGCCTTATCAGCGCCGACGGTTTCCATATCGCGACGACACGCAAACTCTACAAGGCGACCGTCAACACCCGCAACATCGATCCCGACAAAAAAGAGCTCTTCGTGCAGCTCTTCTCCATCTACAGCGGCATCCCGACGGCGAAGATCCGCCAAAAACTCGGCAAACGCCGCGGCAACGTCGTGCTCAGCTACGACATCTCCCCTAAGCGGGCCCAGTACCTCAAAAGCCTCGCGTTCGAACTGCGCAGGCTCGGGATCTTCGTCGAATACGAAACCCCCTCGGGGGATACGATCCTGCACGGACTCAACGTCGTCGAAAGCGGCGAAGCGCGCGTCTACCCCTACGGCGACCTCCTCACCCCCCTTATCGGCTACCCCCGCAAGTTCGAAGAGGACGGCTATACCCGCAACCGCGGCATCAAGGGGCTGGAAAAACAGTTTGACGATTCGCTGCAGGCCCGCCGCAACGGCTACACCTATGCTCCCCGCGACGCCAATAACTACAAGCGTCTGACAAAGGAGAGCCTCTTTACCCCGCCCCTGGACGGCTACGACCTTCAGCTCACCATTCCCGTCACCCTGCAAATAAGGGTCGAGCGCATTGCAGACGCCATGAAAGATTATCTCGATGCCGAAGAGATCATGGTCGTGATCATGCGCAGCGACGACGGGGAAGTGCTCTCCCTTGCCAGCTCCAACCGCTTTCTGCCGACGCAGATCAAAAAAAGCGACTACAGCGCCCTCAATACGGGAGCCCTTGAGTACAGTTTCGAACCGGGTTCGGTCCTCAAGCCCCTCGTCTTCTCCATTCTGCTCGAACACGGGAAGGTCAACCCCTTTGACATCGTCAACGGCCACGGCGGACGCTTCAAGATGGGGCGCAAGGTGATCACTGACGAGCACAAATTCAACTGGATCAGCGCGGAGAACGTCATCGTCCACTCCTCGAACATCGGCATCGCCCAGCTGGCCCAAAAGCTCGAAGGGGACGAATTCGCCGAAGGGCTGCGGAACTTCGGCCTGACCAGGCCGACGGGGATGGAGTTCCCCTATGAAAAACGCGGGGTCCTCCCCAGCGTCCGGCAACTGAACGCCGAAATCTACAAGGCCACCACCGCCTACGGCTACGGCCTGCGCGTCGACCTGATGCAGTTGATCAAGGCCTACAACGTCTTCAACAACGGCGGAAAAGCGGTCACACCGACCGTCGCCAACAAGCTCATCGACCCCGCGACGGGCGAGACCATCGCCCTTGAAACCGACGACCCGGTCCAGGTCCTCACCCCCTCCACGGCCGCGAGGATGAAAAAGATCCTGATCAAAACCGTCCGGGAGGGGACCGGAACGGGCACGATCACCCCCGGCCTCGAGATCGGCGGCAAAACGGGAACAGCCCACATCGCCGAAGGGGGCCGCTACGTCAACCAGTACAACACCTCTTTCCTCGGCTTCGCCAACGACACGCAGGGGCACCGCTACACGATCGGCGTCACCGTTATAAAGCCGAAGAAATACCACTTCGCCTCTCTGACCGCTGTCGCAGTCAACAAAAAAGTGATCGATATGATGGTGCGGGAGGGGTATCTCGTGCCGGACCCGGTGGCGGCAGCGGAAGAAGTGGCGGTCAGTACCAAACACTGA
- a CDS encoding FtsW/RodA/SpoVE family cell cycle protein, translating into MPDRTLFVTASTLIAISIVMIYSLSEYTVVLFDYAPMHFALRQMAFGLFSILLMWGIAQLDPDVWLGRLGFLFFLGALVLMMGMPFMPSSLVTEVGGAKRWIRLAGVSLAPVELFKIGFVYFLAWSFSRKIRHHSELGIKGEFRQFIPYAAFFILVMVLIAVMQKDLGQVMVLAMSLLFMLMLAGSSFRFFLVLMAFAVGAFVVFIFTAQHRVARIISWWSLAQDSILSLMPEFIAAHLRVQSHDEPYQISHSLNAIHNGGIIGTGLGNGTFKLGFLSEVHTDFILAGIAEEFGFIGIAVVTGLFLWMLKRIFTIANRIGNARYSLFCVGIGLLLAFAFLLNAFGISGITPIKGISVPFLSYGGSAMMASAVGVGMVLMISKKAQY; encoded by the coding sequence ATGCCCGATAGAACCCTGTTCGTCACCGCCTCTACGCTGATCGCGATCAGCATCGTGATGATCTACTCCCTCTCGGAATACACGGTGGTTCTCTTCGATTACGCTCCGATGCACTTTGCCCTGCGCCAGATGGCCTTTGGGCTCTTCTCCATTTTGCTCATGTGGGGCATCGCCCAGCTTGACCCCGATGTCTGGCTCGGCCGCCTCGGTTTTCTGTTCTTTCTGGGGGCGCTCGTGCTGATGATGGGGATGCCCTTTATGCCGTCGTCGTTGGTGACGGAAGTCGGCGGGGCGAAACGGTGGATCCGCTTGGCCGGGGTCTCCCTGGCCCCCGTCGAGCTTTTCAAGATCGGGTTTGTCTATTTTCTCGCCTGGAGTTTTTCGCGCAAGATCCGCCACCACAGCGAACTCGGGATAAAGGGGGAGTTCCGGCAGTTCATTCCCTATGCCGCCTTCTTTATCCTGGTGATGGTCCTGATCGCAGTGATGCAGAAGGATCTGGGGCAGGTGATGGTCCTGGCGATGTCGCTGCTCTTCATGCTGATGCTCGCCGGCAGCAGTTTCCGCTTCTTCCTGGTGCTCATGGCCTTCGCCGTGGGCGCCTTTGTCGTCTTCATCTTTACCGCCCAGCACCGGGTCGCGCGCATTATCTCCTGGTGGTCGCTGGCGCAGGACTCCATCCTCTCATTGATGCCCGAGTTTATCGCCGCGCATCTGCGGGTGCAGTCCCACGACGAACCCTACCAGATCAGCCACTCCCTCAACGCGATCCATAACGGCGGGATCATCGGTACGGGCCTGGGCAACGGGACCTTCAAGCTGGGGTTTCTGAGCGAGGTGCATACGGACTTTATCCTGGCGGGGATCGCCGAGGAGTTCGGGTTTATAGGTATCGCCGTCGTGACGGGTCTCTTTCTCTGGATGCTCAAACGCATCTTTACGATCGCCAACCGCATCGGGAACGCCCGCTATTCGCTCTTCTGCGTCGGGATCGGGCTGCTGCTGGCCTTCGCGTTCCTGCTCAACGCCTTCGGCATCAGCGGCATTACCCCCATCAAGGGGATATCGGTACCCTTCCTCAGCTACGGCGGCTCGGCGATGATGGCGTCGGCCGTCGGGGTGGGAATGGTCCTGATGATCTCGAAAAAGGCACAGTATTGA
- the murG gene encoding undecaprenyldiphospho-muramoylpentapeptide beta-N-acetylglucosaminyltransferase produces the protein MKFVLTGGGTGGHLAIAKALLDAISAAGDEAIFIGSTTGQDRMWFGEGSAFEQTHFLETTGVVNRRGVAKLAALWRVARSALEARRIMRRYRPDAVISVGGFSAAPASFAALSLKIPYFIHEQNAVTGRLNRLLRRYARCFFSSYDSQSPVKSYPVNRALFESARVRERVETVIFLGGSQGAKAINDFALAVAPALARRGIAIIHQCGERDYERVREAYAAMGIGAELYGFTKELPSLLARSDLAVSRAGASTLWELAANGLPALYVPYPYAAGDHQYYNAMYLAEQGLSWVVREAELRPELLEQMLDEGVEAASRGLRALEGDDAAAAIISAVRGAC, from the coding sequence TTGAAATTCGTATTGACAGGCGGCGGGACCGGCGGACACCTGGCCATTGCCAAGGCCCTGCTGGACGCGATCTCCGCGGCAGGCGACGAAGCGATCTTCATCGGATCGACCACGGGGCAGGACCGGATGTGGTTCGGGGAGGGCTCCGCGTTTGAGCAGACCCATTTTCTGGAGACGACGGGGGTCGTCAACCGCCGGGGAGTGGCGAAACTGGCGGCGCTGTGGCGGGTGGCCCGGTCGGCACTGGAGGCAAGGCGGATCATGAGGCGCTACCGCCCCGATGCCGTCATCAGCGTCGGGGGCTTTTCGGCGGCGCCGGCCTCTTTCGCGGCCCTCTCCCTGAAGATCCCCTATTTTATCCATGAACAAAACGCCGTGACCGGGCGGCTCAACCGTCTGCTTCGGCGCTACGCCCGCTGTTTTTTCAGCTCCTACGACTCCCAGAGCCCCGTCAAAAGCTATCCTGTGAACCGCGCGCTCTTCGAATCGGCGCGGGTGCGCGAGCGCGTAGAAACGGTGATCTTCCTCGGGGGCTCGCAGGGGGCGAAGGCGATCAACGACTTTGCCCTTGCCGTCGCCCCGGCATTGGCACGGCGCGGGATCGCCATTATCCACCAGTGCGGCGAACGCGACTATGAACGGGTCCGGGAGGCGTATGCGGCCATGGGCATAGGGGCGGAGCTGTACGGGTTTACGAAGGAACTCCCCTCCCTGCTTGCGCGCAGCGACCTCGCCGTCAGCCGTGCCGGGGCGAGCACGCTCTGGGAGCTGGCGGCGAACGGACTGCCGGCGCTCTACGTTCCCTACCCCTACGCGGCGGGGGACCACCAGTACTACAACGCGATGTACCTGGCAGAGCAGGGGCTCTCCTGGGTCGTCCGGGAAGCGGAGCTCCGCCCCGAACTGCTTGAACAGATGCTCGACGAGGGTGTTGAAGCGGCCAGCAGGGGACTGCGGGCCCTGGAAGGCGACGATGCAGCCGCAGCGATCATTTCTGCCGTCCGGGGGGCGTGCTGA
- a CDS encoding DedA family protein — MLAELTQWLVEAVLGLGYVGIFALMAVESSFVPFPSEVVLVPAGYLIAQGEMHPIVVMLMALMGSLTGALINYYLALSLGLPLLRRYGRYVFISEKSLERLDAFFRAHGPISTFSGRLLPGIRQLISIPAGLARMPLAPFVAYTALGAGLWSLILVLVGYLIGENEALLKSYLREITLAVFVGVVLLVAFYVYRRRRPCKTPDEV, encoded by the coding sequence ATGCTGGCGGAACTGACGCAGTGGCTCGTCGAGGCAGTCCTGGGGCTGGGCTATGTCGGGATCTTCGCCCTGATGGCGGTGGAGAGCTCCTTCGTCCCTTTCCCCAGCGAGGTGGTGCTGGTGCCGGCGGGCTATCTGATCGCCCAGGGGGAGATGCATCCCATTGTGGTCATGCTCATGGCGCTGATGGGATCGCTGACCGGTGCGCTCATCAACTACTACCTGGCGCTCTCGCTCGGCCTTCCCCTGCTGCGCCGCTACGGGCGCTACGTCTTTATCTCCGAGAAGAGCCTGGAGCGGCTCGATGCCTTTTTCAGGGCACACGGCCCCATTTCAACCTTTTCGGGGCGCCTGCTGCCGGGCATAAGGCAGCTCATCTCCATCCCTGCCGGCCTGGCGCGAATGCCCCTGGCACCCTTTGTGGCATATACGGCACTCGGGGCGGGGCTGTGGAGCCTGATCCTGGTACTGGTAGGCTACCTGATCGGCGAGAACGAGGCCCTGCTGAAGAGCTACCTGCGGGAGATCACCCTGGCGGTTTTCGTCGGGGTGGTCCTGCTGGTCGCCTTCTATGTCTACCGCCGGAGACGACCGTGCAAAACCCCCGATGAGGTTTGA
- the alaS gene encoding alanine--tRNA ligase: MDVREAYLKFFESKGHTPVASAPLVPDDATLLFNNAGMVPFKTIFTGEVPVPENPRATSCQTCVRAGGKHNDLENVGHTARHHTFFEMLGNFSFGDYFKEEAIAYAWEFVTEVLALPKEKLWVTVHESDDEAEAIWKKHIAADRIMRLGDKDNFWQMGDTGPCGPCSEIFIDQGAEHFNGPEDYMGGDGDRFLEIWNLVFMQYERNAKGELNPLPKPSIDTGMGLERVVAVKEGKLSNYDSSLFMPIINKVVDLIGKPYEYATGASYRVIADHIRTVLFLLAQGTNFSNEGRGYVLRRILRRAVRHGYLLGFTKPFMHEIVDTVVELMGHQYPYLSEKAPVVKEQIMLEEERFFKTIEDGIALFSEELKNTKDVFSGETAFKLYDTFGFPLDLTEDMLREKGLGLDTATFERLMTEQRERAKAAWKGSGDAHVEGDFKTLLEQFGENSFVGYGRMTGESKVLALLSEGFGREESLHARHEGWVLLDETPFYAESGGQTGDTGLLEGVAEVLDTKKFFGLNLSKIRATATINVGDTVTAVVDEARQEIERHHSATHLLHAALYEELGEHISQAGSLVEADRLRFDFSHPKAMTSAEIAAVEERVNLVVQRGLSNMTEEMDIEAAKQSGAKAQFGEKYGDRVRVVRFGDASIEFCGGTHVGSTSEIGMFVITKESGVSAGVRRIEAVCSKAAYDYFKQQRHLIGEAEAAVKNRDVLAGVERLKEQINTLKVELQDAQNAAKESLDAETINGVSVFVEEIKSGDVKGRIDELKNMNESVAAMLFQVKGDKVMIAAGVKNAGAKAGDWIKAIAPILGGGGGGRPDFAQAGGKDASKLPEALEASKAYITEALS; this comes from the coding sequence ATGGATGTACGCGAAGCCTATCTGAAATTTTTTGAATCCAAGGGCCACACGCCGGTAGCGAGCGCACCGCTGGTGCCCGACGACGCCACGCTGCTGTTCAATAACGCGGGGATGGTCCCGTTCAAGACGATCTTTACCGGCGAGGTGCCGGTACCCGAGAACCCCCGTGCCACGTCGTGCCAGACCTGTGTCCGCGCCGGCGGAAAGCATAACGACCTGGAAAACGTCGGCCACACGGCCCGCCACCACACCTTCTTCGAGATGCTGGGCAACTTCAGCTTCGGCGACTACTTCAAAGAGGAGGCGATCGCCTACGCGTGGGAGTTCGTGACCGAGGTGCTTGCCCTGCCCAAAGAGAAGCTCTGGGTCACGGTACACGAGAGCGATGACGAAGCCGAGGCGATCTGGAAGAAGCACATCGCTGCGGACCGCATTATGCGCCTGGGGGACAAAGACAATTTCTGGCAGATGGGCGATACCGGCCCTTGCGGTCCCTGCTCAGAGATCTTCATCGACCAGGGTGCGGAGCACTTCAACGGCCCCGAGGATTACATGGGCGGCGACGGCGACCGTTTCTTGGAGATCTGGAACCTCGTCTTCATGCAGTACGAGCGCAATGCGAAGGGCGAGCTCAACCCGCTGCCCAAGCCCTCCATCGATACGGGGATGGGCCTCGAGCGCGTCGTCGCCGTCAAGGAAGGGAAGCTGAGCAACTACGACTCCTCCCTCTTTATGCCGATCATCAACAAGGTCGTCGACCTGATCGGCAAGCCTTACGAATACGCTACCGGTGCGAGCTACCGCGTCATCGCCGACCATATCCGCACCGTCCTTTTCCTGCTTGCCCAGGGGACGAACTTCTCCAACGAGGGGCGCGGTTACGTCCTGCGCCGTATCCTTCGCCGCGCGGTACGTCACGGCTACCTGCTGGGCTTCACCAAGCCGTTCATGCACGAGATCGTCGATACGGTCGTGGAACTGATGGGGCATCAATACCCGTACCTGTCGGAAAAAGCGCCCGTTGTCAAAGAGCAGATCATGCTTGAAGAGGAGCGCTTCTTCAAAACGATCGAGGATGGGATTGCCCTGTTCAGCGAAGAGCTCAAGAACACGAAGGATGTCTTCAGCGGTGAGACCGCTTTCAAACTCTACGATACCTTCGGCTTTCCTCTCGACCTCACCGAGGATATGCTGCGCGAAAAGGGGCTCGGCCTCGATACGGCGACCTTCGAGCGTCTGATGACCGAGCAGCGCGAACGGGCCAAAGCGGCCTGGAAGGGGAGCGGCGACGCCCACGTCGAAGGGGACTTCAAAACGCTGCTGGAGCAGTTCGGCGAGAACAGCTTCGTCGGTTACGGCCGCATGACAGGCGAGTCGAAGGTCCTGGCCCTGCTCAGCGAGGGCTTCGGCCGCGAAGAGAGCCTCCACGCCCGCCACGAAGGGTGGGTACTGCTGGATGAGACGCCTTTCTATGCCGAAAGCGGCGGACAGACGGGCGACACCGGTCTGCTCGAAGGGGTTGCCGAGGTCCTCGATACGAAGAAATTCTTCGGCCTCAACCTCTCCAAGATCCGCGCGACCGCGACGATCAACGTCGGCGACACCGTCACGGCGGTCGTCGATGAAGCGCGCCAGGAGATCGAACGCCACCACTCGGCGACGCACCTGCTGCATGCGGCGCTGTACGAAGAGCTGGGCGAGCATATCTCCCAGGCGGGCTCCCTCGTCGAGGCCGACCGTCTCCGTTTTGACTTCTCCCACCCCAAGGCGATGACCTCCGCGGAGATCGCCGCCGTCGAGGAGCGCGTGAACCTCGTGGTGCAGCGCGGCCTCTCCAACATGACGGAGGAGATGGACATCGAAGCTGCCAAGCAGAGCGGCGCGAAAGCGCAGTTCGGCGAGAAGTACGGTGACCGTGTTCGCGTCGTCCGCTTCGGCGACGCCTCCATCGAATTCTGCGGCGGGACCCACGTCGGCAGCACGAGCGAGATCGGGATGTTCGTCATCACCAAAGAGAGCGGGGTGAGCGCCGGTGTCAGACGGATCGAAGCGGTCTGCTCCAAGGCGGCCTACGACTACTTCAAGCAGCAGCGCCACCTGATCGGCGAAGCGGAAGCCGCCGTCAAGAACCGTGACGTGCTTGCCGGGGTCGAACGCCTCAAAGAGCAGATCAATACGCTGAAAGTGGAGCTTCAAGACGCCCAGAACGCCGCGAAGGAGTCCCTGGACGCGGAGACGATCAACGGCGTCAGCGTCTTCGTCGAAGAGATCAAAAGCGGCGACGTCAAAGGGCGCATCGACGAGCTCAAGAACATGAACGAGAGCGTCGCGGCGATGCTCTTCCAGGTCAAAGGCGACAAGGTGATGATCGCCGCCGGCGTCAAGAATGCCGGTGCCAAAGCCGGCGACTGGATCAAAGCTATCGCACCGATTCTCGGCGGCGGCGGGGGCGGACGTCCGGACTTCGCCCAGGCCGGCGGCAAAGATGCTTCAAAACTGCCCGAAGCGCTTGAGGCGTCCAAAGCCTATATTACGGAGGCGCTGTCATGA
- the maf gene encoding septum formation inhibitor Maf has translation MAAPLRLASASQSRALLLEQAGIDFIQTPMDYDEEQIVAASPKNFVYQATVGKYEAGMRTFGIEGHPLLVADSVVTSQGQILRKARCLDDARNILMTQSGSVTSIITCMIYHSPRLKLIDISATDYLFAPFDPEDLERYLASGEWRGKAGGCMVEGFCKPYIRSVRGNESTAMGLNVEALKPFLEGV, from the coding sequence ATGGCCGCTCCCCTCCGCCTCGCCTCCGCCTCGCAAAGCCGGGCCCTGCTGTTAGAGCAGGCCGGGATCGACTTTATCCAGACCCCGATGGACTATGACGAGGAGCAGATCGTCGCCGCTTCGCCGAAAAATTTCGTCTACCAGGCGACGGTAGGGAAGTATGAGGCAGGAATGCGGACCTTCGGCATCGAGGGGCATCCGCTCCTCGTTGCCGATTCCGTCGTGACGTCGCAGGGACAAATCCTGCGGAAGGCGCGCTGTCTCGATGATGCCCGCAATATCCTGATGACGCAGAGCGGCAGCGTTACCTCCATCATCACCTGCATGATCTACCACTCCCCCCGTCTGAAGCTCATTGACATCTCCGCGACGGATTACCTCTTCGCCCCCTTCGACCCCGAGGACCTGGAGCGCTATCTTGCCTCCGGGGAGTGGCGCGGCAAGGCGGGGGGCTGCATGGTCGAAGGGTTCTGCAAACCCTACATCCGCAGCGTCCGCGGCAATGAAAGTACCGCGATGGGGCTCAACGTCGAGGCCCTCAAACCATTCCTGGAGGGCGTATGA
- a CDS encoding M48 family metallopeptidase, with amino-acid sequence MKRLATAVMLMLMIAGCAKTPVTGRSQLILISNEQEVALGLSESEKLKKSAKLSTNSAQVARVRRIGERIAAVSGRDDFQWEFNVIESDTLNAFCLPGGKVYFYTGLLKLTENDDQIATVMGHEIAHALARHGAERMSMQMVSNAGAQLLGAALEIPAQYQGLYNQAYGLSTQLGVLLPYSRKHESEADQIGIYLMWKAGFDPHQAVRFWERMQAASGGKKSPEFLSTHPSDQSRIDAINAFIKKLPAQR; translated from the coding sequence ATGAAACGACTTGCTACCGCAGTGATGCTCATGCTGATGATCGCCGGCTGTGCGAAAACCCCTGTGACGGGGCGTTCCCAACTCATTCTGATCTCCAACGAGCAGGAGGTCGCGCTGGGGCTCAGCGAATCGGAGAAGCTCAAAAAGAGTGCCAAACTCTCCACAAACAGTGCGCAGGTGGCGCGGGTCCGCCGCATCGGGGAACGGATCGCCGCGGTCAGCGGAAGGGACGATTTCCAGTGGGAGTTCAACGTCATCGAGTCCGACACCCTTAACGCCTTCTGCCTTCCCGGCGGGAAGGTCTATTTCTATACGGGACTGCTCAAGCTGACGGAGAACGACGACCAGATCGCAACGGTCATGGGCCACGAGATCGCCCACGCCCTCGCGCGCCACGGGGCGGAACGGATGTCGATGCAGATGGTCAGCAATGCCGGGGCGCAGCTGCTCGGCGCCGCCCTGGAGATCCCCGCGCAGTACCAGGGACTGTACAACCAGGCCTACGGTCTCTCCACCCAGCTGGGCGTTCTGCTTCCCTACAGCCGCAAACATGAATCGGAGGCGGATCAGATCGGCATCTACCTGATGTGGAAAGCGGGATTCGATCCGCACCAGGCTGTCAGGTTCTGGGAACGGATGCAGGCGGCCTCGGGTGGGAAGAAATCACCGGAGTTCCTCTCGACGCACCCCTCGGACCAGTCGCGCATCGACGCGATCAACGCCTTTATCAAAAAACTCCCCGCACAGCGATGA
- a CDS encoding aminotransferase class I/II-fold pyridoxal phosphate-dependent enzyme: MKYYDNELSALKRSGRYRERRVFDPAITDLASNDYLGLAEKPELFNAAVARLSGEKVHAPKASMLVNGYHAVHREFEAALCDANGFESGIVMGSGFNANLAMIEALVRRGDELFMDEKYHASGVLASKLVEGKVSLFGHNDVRELEEKLAASAARRRIIAVEGIYSMDGDLMAREIFALAERYDALLIIDEAHSSGVVGSRLLGVFDLYGIPPKPNHIKMGTLGKAYGSFGAYVLSSSHIADYLVNRAKPVIYATAPSLFDTALAHASLNYILENAEELRAQIEARRAMMNGLLGTAAEGLIAAVPVGDNRKVMAIQAALLAEGMLVGAIRQPTVERAIIRLIGRLGVEEGSLRRGCEIIARWVK, translated from the coding sequence ATGAAGTATTACGACAACGAGCTTTCCGCCCTGAAACGTTCGGGGCGCTACCGCGAACGCCGGGTGTTCGATCCGGCGATCACGGATCTCGCCTCGAACGACTACCTGGGGCTGGCGGAAAAACCGGAACTCTTTAATGCGGCCGTCGCGCGGCTGAGCGGGGAGAAGGTACACGCCCCCAAGGCGTCGATGCTTGTCAACGGCTACCATGCCGTTCACCGGGAATTCGAAGCGGCGCTCTGCGATGCAAACGGCTTTGAATCGGGCATCGTGATGGGGAGCGGATTCAACGCGAACCTGGCGATGATCGAGGCCCTCGTGCGCCGGGGCGACGAGCTCTTTATGGATGAGAAATACCATGCCAGCGGGGTGCTCGCTTCGAAACTCGTCGAGGGGAAGGTATCGCTTTTCGGCCACAACGACGTCCGGGAGCTGGAGGAGAAGCTTGCCGCCTCCGCCGCCCGCCGGCGCATCATCGCCGTCGAGGGGATCTACTCCATGGATGGGGATCTGATGGCGCGGGAGATCTTTGCGCTCGCGGAGCGTTACGACGCCCTGCTGATCATTGACGAGGCGCACAGCAGCGGGGTGGTCGGTTCGCGGCTGCTGGGCGTATTCGATCTCTACGGGATTCCACCGAAACCCAACCACATCAAGATGGGGACCCTGGGCAAAGCGTACGGCAGCTTTGGGGCCTACGTGCTTTCGTCAAGCCATATCGCGGATTACCTCGTCAACCGCGCAAAGCCCGTCATTTACGCCACGGCGCCGTCGCTCTTTGACACGGCACTGGCGCATGCGTCGCTGAACTATATCTTGGAGAATGCCGAGGAGCTGAGGGCACAGATCGAGGCGCGTCGCGCGATGATGAACGGGCTCCTCGGCACCGCGGCGGAGGGTCTTATCGCGGCCGTCCCCGTCGGCGACAACCGGAAGGTGATGGCGATCCAGGCGGCGCTGCTGGCGGAGGGGATGCTCGTCGGCGCCATCCGGCAGCCGACGGTGGAGCGGGCGATCATCCGGCTGATCGGTCGGCTCGGAGTCGAAGAGGGGAGCCTGCGGCGCGGTTGCGAGATTATCGCCCGTTGGGTAAAATAG
- a CDS encoding ATP-binding cassette domain-containing protein gives MIQIKRLRIEYDGGTLVDIAFGIESALALVGQSGSGKSLTLKALLGMLPPAMTSTIEMDAPFELRRGDTVAFVPQNPFTALSPLTRVGGHFDGVPPAEAAALMTRVGLDAALLERFPPELSGGQLQRAVIAIALSHAPKLLLLDEPTTALDPETRRVIIALLRELQTQMGFQMLFVTHDIVSARALCDEVCVIREGSVVEQGAMAQVMASPEHAYTRTLIESSFAGREYRT, from the coding sequence ATGATTCAGATTAAACGTTTGCGGATCGAATATGACGGCGGTACGCTGGTGGATATCGCCTTTGGCATCGAGAGCGCGCTGGCCCTGGTGGGACAGAGCGGCAGCGGAAAGAGCTTGACGCTCAAGGCGCTGCTGGGAATGCTCCCGCCCGCGATGACGTCGACCATAGAGATGGATGCCCCCTTTGAGCTCCGCCGCGGCGACACCGTCGCCTTCGTACCCCAAAACCCCTTTACCGCCCTCTCGCCGCTGACCAGGGTCGGCGGCCATTTCGACGGGGTTCCGCCGGCGGAAGCGGCGGCGCTGATGACGCGGGTCGGTCTGGATGCGGCGCTGCTCGAGCGTTTCCCGCCGGAGCTCTCGGGCGGGCAGCTGCAGCGGGCCGTGATCGCCATCGCCCTGTCGCACGCACCCAAACTGCTCCTGCTCGATGAGCCGACGACGGCCCTTGACCCCGAGACACGCCGCGTTATTATCGCGCTGCTGCGGGAGCTGCAGACACAGATGGGCTTCCAGATGCTCTTTGTGACCCACGATATCGTCTCGGCGCGTGCGCTGTGCGACGAGGTGTGCGTCATCCGCGAGGGCAGCGTGGTGGAGCAGGGGGCGATGGCGCAGGTGATGGCGTCGCCCGAACATGCATATACACGCACACTGATTGAATCTAGTTTCGCCGGGAGGGAGTATAGAACGTGA